In one Desulfoferula mesophila genomic region, the following are encoded:
- the mutL gene encoding DNA mismatch repair endonuclease MutL yields the protein MLYLLAMETQSNPKPIRLLPEEVSNQIAAGEVVERPASVLKELVENSLDAGAGRIGVEVAAGGRRLIRVVDDGTGMLPDDLLLALERHATSKVARAEDLTHISSLGFRGEALPSIAAVSRMSLRSRTRDAEAGGLVGVEGGKVMAVEEVGCPVGTLVEVRDLFFNTPARRKFLKSQATESGHLAGALVRLALAQPQVAFRYTVGTQVTYDLPAGQDLASRAGSLLGRATAENMVRLEEEEGPLRLMGLAGLPSLSRTAADQIYTFVNGRFVRDKVLLHAIYQAYRGLMPDGRRPVVVLHITLDPALVDVNVHPAKTEVRFTQQQEVHQALAGALRRGLGRSRAARPAPRPMVGAASLARPQPLPERGPIAPLRPPAPAGRVAEPCAPAALDEPCIFPAGGANRLRPLYTRAEELTVIGQLHGLYVLCSSPQGLVLVDQHAAHERLTYERLKAGLAQGELPRQGLLTPQTLELTPGEAAWATEQAAQWARLGLELEPFGGNTWAIRAVPPHLAGGDPRPAVRDLLSQMSASGLPVDTPEFVETALRSLACHGSVRQGQRLKPAELEELVDRICALPPPLTCPHGRPVMLLLSRHELDRSFKRSAEPA from the coding sequence GTGCTATACCTTCTAGCCATGGAAACGCAGTCCAACCCCAAGCCCATCCGCCTGCTGCCCGAAGAGGTCTCCAACCAGATCGCCGCCGGCGAGGTGGTGGAACGCCCGGCCAGCGTGCTCAAGGAGCTGGTGGAAAACTCCCTTGACGCCGGAGCGGGGCGCATCGGAGTGGAGGTGGCCGCCGGGGGCCGCCGCCTCATCCGGGTGGTGGACGACGGTACGGGCATGCTGCCCGACGATCTATTGCTGGCCCTGGAGCGCCACGCCACCAGCAAGGTGGCCCGGGCCGAGGACTTGACCCACATCTCCTCCCTGGGCTTCCGGGGCGAGGCCCTGCCCTCCATCGCGGCGGTGAGCCGCATGAGCCTGCGCTCGCGCACCCGGGACGCCGAGGCTGGTGGCCTGGTGGGGGTGGAAGGCGGCAAGGTCATGGCCGTGGAGGAGGTGGGCTGCCCGGTGGGCACCCTGGTGGAGGTGCGGGACCTGTTCTTCAACACCCCGGCCCGGCGCAAGTTCCTTAAAAGCCAGGCCACCGAGAGCGGCCATCTGGCCGGGGCCCTGGTGCGCCTGGCCCTGGCCCAGCCCCAGGTGGCCTTCCGCTACACCGTAGGCACCCAGGTGACCTACGATCTGCCCGCCGGCCAGGATCTGGCCTCCCGGGCGGGCTCGCTTTTGGGCCGGGCCACCGCCGAGAACATGGTGCGCCTGGAGGAAGAGGAAGGCCCCCTGCGCCTCATGGGCCTGGCCGGGCTGCCCTCCCTCAGCCGCACGGCGGCCGACCAGATCTATACCTTTGTCAACGGCCGCTTCGTGCGCGACAAGGTGCTGCTGCACGCCATCTACCAGGCCTACCGGGGGCTCATGCCCGACGGCCGGAGGCCGGTGGTGGTGCTGCACATCACCCTGGACCCGGCCCTGGTGGACGTGAACGTGCACCCGGCCAAGACCGAGGTGCGCTTCACCCAGCAGCAGGAGGTGCACCAGGCCCTGGCCGGAGCCCTGCGCCGGGGCTTGGGGCGCAGCCGCGCGGCCCGGCCCGCCCCTCGGCCCATGGTGGGCGCGGCCTCTCTGGCGCGGCCCCAGCCCTTGCCCGAGCGCGGTCCCATCGCCCCGCTGCGGCCCCCGGCTCCGGCCGGGCGGGTGGCCGAGCCCTGTGCCCCGGCCGCTTTGGACGAGCCCTGCATCTTCCCGGCCGGCGGGGCCAACCGCTTGCGGCCCCTGTACACCCGGGCCGAGGAGCTCACGGTGATCGGCCAGCTGCACGGCCTGTACGTGCTGTGCTCCTCGCCCCAGGGCCTGGTTTTGGTGGACCAGCACGCGGCCCACGAGCGCCTGACCTACGAGCGCCTCAAGGCCGGACTGGCCCAGGGCGAGCTGCCCCGCCAGGGCCTTCTTACTCCCCAGACGTTGGAGCTGACCCCCGGCGAAGCGGCCTGGGCCACCGAGCAGGCGGCCCAATGGGCCCGCCTGGGCCTGGAGCTGGAGCCCTTTGGCGGCAACACCTGGGCCATCCGGGCGGTGCCGCCCCACCTGGCCGGAGGCGATCCCCGCCCGGCGGTGCGCGACCTGCTCAGCCAGATGAGCGCATCCGGCCTGCCGGTGGACACCCCCGAGTTCGTGGAGACCGCCCTGCGATCCCTGGCCTGCCACGGCTCGGTGCGCCAGGGCCAGCGCCTCAAGCCCGCCGAGCTGGAGGAGCTGGTGGACCGGATCTGCGCCCTGCCCCCGCCCCTGACCTGCCCCCACGGCCGCCCGGTGATGCTCCTGCTCTCGCGCCACGAGCTGGACCGCTCCTTCAAGCGTAGCGCGGAGCCGGCTTGA
- the miaA gene encoding tRNA (adenosine(37)-N6)-dimethylallyltransferase MiaA, whose translation MPAPALVVLAGPTAVGKTGLSLELARRFGAEIVGADSVQVYRGLDIGSAKPTADEQARARHHLIDMADANENFSAARYAHLADEAITDIDARGKRPLVVGGTGLYLKALIFGLAPTPPVDQALRERLRREWEQQGPQAMHQRLGELDPASAAKLHPNDRQRVLRALEVCLQTGAPLSRRQKSHGFAQARYPYLMIGLERPRPELNRRIEERARAMWQEGLLEETRALLEAGVPPQAPGLASLGYRQAVAFLRGQMRSEDALFDMIKKTKAYAKRQLTWFRGVEGLIWHHAEDFEGIGRRVADFWS comes from the coding sequence ATGCCCGCCCCCGCCTTGGTGGTGCTGGCCGGGCCCACCGCCGTGGGCAAGACCGGCCTGTCCCTGGAGCTGGCCCGGCGCTTCGGAGCCGAGATCGTGGGCGCGGACAGCGTGCAGGTCTATCGGGGCCTGGACATCGGCTCGGCCAAGCCCACCGCAGACGAGCAGGCCCGAGCCCGCCACCACCTCATCGACATGGCCGATGCAAACGAAAACTTCAGCGCGGCCCGCTACGCCCACCTGGCCGACGAGGCCATCACCGACATCGACGCCAGGGGTAAAAGGCCCTTGGTGGTGGGCGGCACCGGACTCTATTTGAAGGCCCTGATCTTCGGCCTGGCCCCCACCCCGCCGGTGGACCAGGCCCTGCGCGAACGCCTGCGCCGGGAGTGGGAGCAGCAGGGCCCCCAGGCCATGCACCAGCGTCTGGGCGAGCTGGACCCGGCGAGCGCGGCCAAACTGCACCCCAACGACCGCCAGCGGGTGCTGCGGGCCCTGGAGGTGTGCCTGCAGACCGGCGCGCCCCTGAGCCGCCGCCAAAAATCCCACGGCTTTGCCCAAGCGCGCTATCCTTATCTAATGATCGGCCTGGAGCGGCCTCGGCCGGAGCTGAACAGGCGCATAGAGGAGCGGGCCCGGGCCATGTGGCAAGAAGGCCTGCTGGAGGAGACGCGGGCCCTGCTGGAGGCGGGGGTGCCTCCCCAGGCCCCCGGCCTGGCCAGCCTGGGCTATCGCCAGGCGGTGGCTTTTTTGCGCGGGCAAATGCGGTCCGAAGACGCGCTGTTTGATATGATTAAGAAAACCAAGGCCTATGCCAAGCGCCAGCTCACCTGGTTTCGCGGGGTGGAGGGCCTGATTTGGCATCATGCCGAAGACTTTGAAGGAATCGGACGCCGGGTGGCGGATTTCTGGTCTTGA
- the thrS gene encoding threonine--tRNA ligase — protein sequence MSHIEQGQSTAAEVLAQQDPKAAKKAIAARENGRLVDLSAPAGPHDQLTPVLPGEPEALEVLRHSAAHIMAEAVKELFPGVKVAIGPAIEDGFYYDFDYERPFTPEDLPAIEEKMREIVKQNAPFECEAWGRDKARQHFADQGENFKVELIDDLDAEQVGIYRQGNFTDLCRGPHLPSTGRLGAFKLLSVAGAYWRGDEKRPMLSRIYGTAFFDKKELKQHLALIEEAKKRDHRKLGRELELFSFHDEIGAGLVVWHPRGMILRTIIENLERSEHLKRGYSMVQGPQILKRELWERSGHFDNYRENMYFTEVDEVAYGLKPMNCLAHMLIYKSQLRSYRDLPLRFFELGLVHRHEKSGVMHGLTRVRAFTQDDAHLICRPDQLEEEILGVMDFITDFMELFGFEYSLELSTRPEKSIGSDEDWERATAALTKALEASGKDYDINEGDGAFYGPKIDFKLTDALKRSWQCATIQCDFTLPERFELTFIDRDGEPKRPVMLHRVILGSIERFIGVLIEHFAGAFPLWLAPEQVRVLTVTERADDWAREITQALVDADLRAEVDLRNEKLGAKVREAQMMKVPYMVILGDREVEERMLTPRLRNGKNLQAQSLEEFITLLKEEQAEPLDRLRRRRQSRRA from the coding sequence ATGAGTCACATAGAGCAAGGACAAAGCACCGCCGCGGAGGTCTTGGCCCAACAAGACCCCAAGGCCGCCAAAAAGGCCATCGCCGCCAGGGAAAACGGGCGGTTGGTGGACTTGTCCGCCCCGGCGGGCCCCCACGACCAGCTCACCCCGGTTTTGCCGGGAGAGCCCGAGGCCTTGGAGGTGCTGCGCCACAGCGCGGCCCACATCATGGCCGAGGCGGTCAAGGAACTCTTCCCCGGCGTGAAGGTGGCCATCGGCCCGGCCATCGAGGACGGCTTTTACTACGATTTCGACTACGAGCGGCCCTTCACCCCGGAGGATCTGCCGGCCATCGAAGAAAAAATGCGCGAAATCGTCAAGCAAAACGCCCCCTTCGAGTGTGAGGCCTGGGGCCGGGACAAGGCCCGCCAACACTTCGCCGACCAGGGCGAAAACTTCAAGGTGGAGTTGATCGACGATTTGGATGCCGAGCAAGTGGGCATCTATCGCCAGGGCAACTTCACCGACCTGTGCCGGGGGCCCCACCTGCCCTCCACCGGGCGCCTGGGGGCCTTCAAGCTCCTGAGCGTGGCCGGGGCCTATTGGCGCGGCGACGAGAAGCGCCCCATGCTCAGCCGCATCTACGGCACCGCCTTTTTCGACAAGAAGGAGCTCAAGCAGCACCTGGCCCTCATCGAGGAAGCCAAGAAACGCGACCATCGCAAGCTGGGCCGCGAGCTGGAGTTGTTCTCCTTCCACGACGAGATCGGCGCGGGCCTGGTGGTGTGGCACCCCCGGGGCATGATCCTGAGGACCATCATCGAGAACCTGGAGCGCTCCGAGCACCTAAAGCGGGGCTACTCCATGGTGCAGGGCCCCCAGATTCTCAAGCGGGAGCTGTGGGAGCGCTCGGGGCACTTCGACAACTACCGCGAGAACATGTACTTCACCGAGGTGGACGAGGTGGCCTACGGGCTCAAGCCCATGAACTGCCTGGCCCACATGCTGATCTACAAGTCTCAGCTGCGCTCCTACCGCGACCTGCCGCTTCGGTTCTTCGAGCTGGGCCTGGTGCACCGCCACGAAAAGAGCGGCGTGATGCACGGCCTGACCCGGGTGCGGGCCTTTACCCAGGACGACGCCCACCTCATCTGCCGCCCCGACCAGCTGGAGGAGGAGATCCTGGGGGTGATGGATTTCATCACCGACTTCATGGAGCTGTTCGGCTTCGAATACTCCCTGGAGCTCTCCACCCGACCGGAAAAATCCATCGGCAGCGACGAGGACTGGGAGCGGGCCACCGCCGCCCTGACCAAGGCCCTGGAGGCCAGCGGCAAGGACTACGACATCAACGAGGGCGACGGCGCCTTCTACGGCCCCAAGATCGACTTCAAGCTCACGGACGCCCTCAAGCGCTCCTGGCAGTGCGCCACCATCCAGTGCGACTTCACCCTGCCCGAGCGCTTCGAGCTCACCTTCATCGACCGCGACGGCGAGCCCAAGCGGCCGGTGATGCTGCACCGGGTGATCCTGGGCTCCATCGAGCGCTTCATCGGGGTGCTCATCGAGCACTTTGCCGGAGCCTTCCCCCTGTGGCTGGCCCCGGAACAGGTGCGGGTGCTCACGGTCACCGAGCGGGCCGACGACTGGGCCAGGGAGATCACCCAGGCCCTGGTGGACGCCGACCTCAGGGCCGAGGTGGATTTGCGCAACGAAAAGCTGGGGGCCAAGGTGCGCGAGGCCCAGATGATGAAGGTGCCCTACATGGTGATTTTGGGCGACCGCGAAGTGGAAGAGCGGATGCTCACCCCCCGGCTGCGAAACGGCAAGAACCTCCAGGCTCAATCCCTGGAGGAGTTCATAACCCTGCTTAAGGAGGAACAAGCCGAGCCCTTGGATCGTCTGCGCCGGCGGCGCCAAAGCCGCCGCGCCTAG
- the infC gene encoding translation initiation factor IF-3 — MAKQDRVRVNSQIRSPMVRLVDAEGEQVGVVSVEQALSAATEAGLDLVEVAPNAEPPVCRVMDYGKYKYQLAKKAQEGKKRQSLTQVKEVKLRPKIEDHDFGFKMRNARRFLEDRNRVKITVQFRGREIAYPDLGRELLRRVVEDLADVGQADGDARMEGRFMHVFITPKAGN, encoded by the coding sequence ATAGCCAAGCAAGATCGCGTGCGGGTAAACTCGCAGATTCGCTCCCCCATGGTCCGGTTGGTAGACGCGGAAGGGGAACAGGTGGGAGTGGTATCGGTGGAACAGGCTCTCAGCGCCGCCACGGAGGCGGGACTGGACTTGGTGGAGGTGGCGCCCAACGCCGAGCCTCCGGTTTGCCGGGTCATGGACTACGGCAAGTACAAGTATCAGCTGGCCAAAAAGGCCCAAGAGGGCAAGAAACGCCAGAGCCTGACCCAGGTGAAGGAAGTCAAGCTGCGCCCCAAGATCGAGGACCACGACTTCGGCTTCAAGATGCGCAACGCCAGGCGCTTTTTGGAGGACCGCAACCGGGTCAAGATAACGGTGCAGTTCCGGGGAAGGGAGATCGCCTATCCCGACCTCGGACGAGAACTACTGCGCCGGGTGGTGGAAGATTTGGCCGACGTGGGCCAGGCGGACGGCGATGCCCGCATGGAAGGCCGTTTCATGCATGTGTTTATTACGCCCAAGGCGGGCAACTAA
- the rpmI gene encoding 50S ribosomal protein L35, which yields MPKIKTNRAAAKRFKVTGSGRIKRNKAYASHILTSKTTKRKRNLRQSALVDKTNERGIKRLLPNL from the coding sequence ATGCCCAAGATCAAGACCAACCGCGCGGCGGCCAAGCGTTTCAAGGTCACCGGCAGCGGGCGCATCAAGCGCAACAAGGCTTACGCCAGCCACATTTTGACCAGCAAGACCACCAAGCGTAAGCGCAACCTGCGCCAGAGCGCCTTGGTGGACAAGACCAACGAACGGGGAATCAAGCGCCTGTTGCCCAATCTGTAG
- the rplT gene encoding 50S ribosomal protein L20, with protein sequence MPRVRRGFKARQRRNKVLKMAKGYVGGRRKLYRTAVDSVQRALVFAYRDRKVKKREFRKLWIVRINAAVREHGLSYSRFIDGLNKSKVALDRKVLSELAISDPAGFAKVVELAKQAA encoded by the coding sequence ATGCCTCGAGTAAGACGCGGATTCAAAGCCCGGCAACGGCGCAACAAAGTGCTCAAAATGGCCAAGGGCTACGTGGGTGGCCGCCGCAAGCTGTACCGCACCGCGGTGGACAGCGTGCAGCGCGCCCTGGTTTTCGCCTACCGCGACCGCAAGGTCAAGAAGCGTGAGTTCCGCAAGCTGTGGATCGTGCGCATCAACGCCGCGGTGCGCGAGCACGGCCTGAGCTACTCTCGTTTCATCGACGGACTCAACAAGTCCAAGGTGGCCCTGGACCGCAAGGTTCTCTCCGAGCTGGCCATCAGCGACCCCGCCGGTTTCGCCAAGGTGGTGGAGCTGGCCAAGCAAGCCGCTTAG
- the pheS gene encoding phenylalanine--tRNA ligase subunit alpha, with protein sequence MRQQLLELKDQALAQLAEANDEAALDELRTRFLGRKGLLTGLLRQTGTLPPEERPAFGQLANQVKQELEAALETATAELGRKSRSQAARPGVDPTLPGIRPRRGRLHPITQTERLILEVFTRMGFSVVDTPEVETDWYCFEALNMPPDHPARDMQDTFYLSNGVVLRTHTSSSQIRTMEKEPPPIRIVCPGKAFRRDSDATHTPMFHQVEGLMVGEDISFADLKGVLINLVHQVFGPEVPVRFRPSFFPFTEPSAEVDIGCVVCGGEGCRVCSHTGWLEILGSGMVDPNVYKNVGYDPDKVTGFAFGMGIERIAMLRWGIDDLRLFYDNDLRFLRQF encoded by the coding sequence ATGCGCCAACAGCTCCTGGAGCTAAAGGACCAGGCCCTGGCCCAGTTGGCCGAGGCCAACGACGAAGCGGCCCTGGACGAGTTGCGCACCCGCTTCCTGGGGCGCAAGGGCCTGCTCACCGGACTGCTGCGCCAAACCGGCACCCTGCCCCCCGAGGAACGCCCGGCCTTCGGCCAGTTGGCCAACCAGGTGAAGCAGGAGCTGGAGGCGGCCCTGGAGACGGCCACGGCCGAGCTGGGGCGCAAGAGCCGGAGCCAGGCCGCCCGGCCGGGGGTGGACCCCACCCTGCCGGGCATCCGGCCCCGCCGGGGACGCCTGCACCCCATCACCCAGACCGAGCGCCTCATCCTGGAGGTGTTCACCCGCATGGGTTTCAGCGTGGTGGACACCCCGGAGGTGGAGACGGACTGGTATTGCTTCGAGGCCCTGAACATGCCCCCGGACCACCCGGCCCGGGACATGCAGGACACCTTCTACCTGTCCAACGGGGTGGTGCTACGCACCCACACCAGCAGCTCCCAGATCCGCACCATGGAGAAAGAGCCGCCGCCCATACGCATCGTGTGTCCGGGCAAGGCCTTCAGGCGCGATTCCGACGCCACCCACACCCCCATGTTCCACCAGGTGGAGGGGCTCATGGTGGGCGAGGACATCTCCTTCGCCGACCTCAAGGGCGTGCTCATCAACTTGGTGCACCAGGTCTTCGGGCCCGAGGTGCCGGTGCGTTTCAGGCCCAGCTTCTTCCCCTTCACCGAGCCCAGCGCCGAGGTGGACATCGGCTGCGTGGTGTGCGGCGGCGAGGGTTGCCGGGTGTGCAGCCACACCGGCTGGCTGGAGATCCTGGGCTCGGGGATGGTGGACCCCAACGTGTACAAGAACGTGGGCTACGACCCGGACAAGGTGACCGGCTTCGCCTTCGGCATGGGCATCGAGCGCATCGCCATGCTGCGCTGGGGCATCGACGACCTCCGCTTGTTCTACGACAACGACCTGCGTTTCCTCCGCCAGTTTTAG
- the pheT gene encoding phenylalanine--tRNA ligase subunit beta — translation MLVPLKWLREMVAFDLSPQELADLLTNSGLEVDGVIERHGGLDKVITAKLLEVNPHPNADRLRLATVDCGGGRTETVVCGAPNLTVGMITPLAQIGAKLGEEGQEVTKVKIRGVESKGMLCSERDLGLSDDHSGLMVLDPGLEPGLPLAQVLNLETQVLEISITPNRGDALSILGVARDVAALVGAELVLPPCEPEEVEPGIEGQAAIEVLDAKACPRYTGRLVKNLKIGPSPLWMRDRLMACGVRPISNVVDVTNYILLELGQPLHAFDFAQVGGSKIVVRMAAQGEKFVTLDGQERTLTDQDLMICDADKAVGLAGVMGGLNSEVTDDTGAVLIESAFFDPLTIRRTSKRLGLSTEASYRFERGIDLEGCARAGSRAALLMQQLAEGQVAAGIIDLYPAPYQAPSIPLSISRTARYLGMELTKEQVKGQLERLGLIVSDGPDDDSIVAQPPAARTDLERPVDLTEEVARMVGYNNIPARLPQAEIGAPARPWPQRVRALARDAMAAQGLDEAISFSFEHPKAADRLSLAADDYRRSTVKLINPLSEEQSELRTSLLPGLLAAAARNLAHRVPDVGLFEIGRVFVAQADQPLPEETFRLGVVLTGLMAPASWWAGEQPASLSHVKGAAQYLAEALGISGLAFDTETESPPYLDPAEWSRLTLNGETLGEMGRLDKRVAANFDLDRPVYVLDVHFDRLAELAPRQKVYARLPRFPELVRDAALVVPEALPAGEMLAQARAFEDPWLQSVEIFDVYRGKPLEKGQKSLGLRFTYRAEDRTLTEEEVTPGYRALVEQVMQSFEATLRG, via the coding sequence ATGCTCGTACCGCTGAAATGGCTGCGGGAGATGGTCGCCTTTGACCTGAGCCCGCAAGAACTGGCCGACCTGTTGACCAACTCCGGCCTGGAGGTGGACGGCGTAATCGAGCGTCACGGCGGCCTGGACAAGGTCATCACCGCCAAGCTCCTGGAGGTGAACCCCCACCCCAACGCCGACCGCCTGCGCCTGGCCACGGTGGACTGCGGCGGCGGCCGCACCGAGACGGTGGTATGCGGCGCGCCCAACCTCACCGTGGGCATGATCACCCCCCTGGCCCAAATAGGGGCCAAGCTGGGCGAGGAGGGCCAGGAGGTCACCAAGGTCAAGATTCGCGGCGTGGAGAGCAAGGGCATGCTCTGCTCCGAGCGCGACCTGGGGCTCAGCGACGACCACAGCGGCCTGATGGTCCTGGACCCCGGCCTGGAGCCGGGTCTGCCCCTGGCCCAGGTCCTGAATCTGGAGACCCAGGTTCTGGAGATATCCATCACCCCCAACCGGGGCGACGCCCTGTCCATCCTGGGAGTGGCCCGCGACGTGGCCGCCCTGGTGGGCGCCGAGCTGGTGCTGCCCCCCTGCGAACCCGAGGAGGTCGAGCCGGGCATCGAGGGCCAGGCGGCCATCGAGGTCCTGGACGCCAAGGCCTGCCCCCGCTACACCGGGCGGCTGGTCAAGAACCTCAAGATCGGCCCCTCGCCGCTGTGGATGCGCGACCGGCTCATGGCCTGTGGCGTGCGGCCCATCAGCAACGTGGTGGACGTGACCAACTACATCCTCCTGGAGCTGGGCCAACCCCTGCACGCCTTTGACTTCGCCCAGGTGGGCGGGTCCAAGATCGTGGTGCGCATGGCCGCCCAGGGCGAGAAGTTCGTGACCCTGGACGGGCAGGAACGCACCCTGACCGACCAGGATCTGATGATCTGCGACGCCGACAAGGCGGTGGGCCTGGCCGGGGTCATGGGCGGCCTCAACAGCGAGGTGACCGACGACACCGGCGCGGTGCTCATCGAAAGCGCCTTTTTCGATCCCCTGACCATCCGGCGCACCTCCAAGCGCCTGGGCTTGTCCACCGAGGCCAGCTACCGCTTCGAGCGGGGCATCGACCTGGAGGGCTGCGCCCGGGCGGGTAGCCGGGCGGCCCTGTTGATGCAGCAGCTGGCCGAGGGCCAGGTGGCCGCGGGCATCATCGACCTGTACCCCGCGCCCTACCAGGCCCCGAGCATCCCCCTGAGCATCAGCCGCACCGCCCGCTATCTGGGCATGGAGCTGACCAAGGAGCAGGTGAAGGGCCAACTGGAGCGCCTGGGCCTCATCGTGAGCGACGGCCCGGACGACGACAGCATAGTGGCCCAGCCCCCGGCGGCGCGCACCGACCTGGAGCGCCCGGTGGACCTCACCGAAGAAGTGGCCCGCATGGTGGGCTACAACAACATTCCCGCGCGCCTGCCCCAGGCCGAGATCGGGGCCCCGGCCCGTCCCTGGCCCCAGCGGGTGCGGGCCCTGGCCCGCGACGCCATGGCCGCCCAGGGCCTGGACGAGGCCATCAGCTTCTCCTTCGAGCACCCCAAGGCGGCCGACCGCTTGAGCCTGGCGGCCGACGACTACCGCCGAAGCACGGTGAAGCTCATCAATCCCCTGAGCGAGGAGCAGTCCGAACTGCGCACCAGCCTGCTGCCGGGCCTGTTGGCCGCGGCGGCGCGCAACCTGGCCCACCGGGTGCCCGACGTGGGCCTGTTCGAGATCGGGCGGGTGTTCGTGGCCCAAGCGGACCAGCCCCTGCCCGAGGAGACTTTCCGCCTGGGGGTGGTGCTCACCGGCCTCATGGCCCCGGCCTCCTGGTGGGCCGGCGAACAGCCGGCCAGCCTGAGCCACGTCAAGGGCGCGGCCCAATACCTGGCCGAGGCCCTGGGCATAAGCGGCCTGGCCTTTGACACCGAGACCGAGTCCCCGCCCTACCTGGACCCGGCCGAGTGGAGCCGCCTTACCCTGAACGGCGAGACCCTGGGCGAGATGGGCCGCCTGGACAAGCGGGTGGCCGCCAACTTCGACCTGGACCGCCCGGTGTACGTCTTGGACGTCCACTTCGACCGCCTGGCCGAGCTGGCCCCGCGCCAAAAGGTCTACGCCCGCCTGCCCCGCTTCCCGGAGCTGGTGCGCGACGCGGCCCTGGTGGTGCCCGAGGCCCTGCCCGCCGGCGAGATGCTCGCCCAAGCCCGGGCCTTTGAGGACCCCTGGCTGCAGTCGGTGGAGATCTTCGACGTCTACCGGGGCAAGCCTCTGGAAAAGGGCCAGAAATCTCTAGGACTGCGCTTTACCTACCGGGCCGAGGACCGCACCCTCACCGAGGAGGAGGTCACTCCCGGCTACCGGGCCCTGGTGGAGCAGGTGATGCAAAGCTTCGAGGCCACCCTGCGCGGGTGA
- a CDS encoding MerR family transcriptional regulator, protein MADRIPEKPYLRIGEVARLLGTQTHVLRYWEDCFPQLKPVRAASGQRLFRKPDLETLLLIQSLLHEEGYTIAGARKRLEELEQSQPTKQAPPELGQLKDELKDILRLLD, encoded by the coding sequence GTGGCCGACAGAATTCCGGAAAAACCCTACCTGCGCATCGGGGAGGTGGCCCGCCTTTTGGGCACCCAGACCCATGTGCTGCGCTACTGGGAGGATTGCTTCCCCCAGCTCAAACCGGTGCGCGCCGCCAGCGGCCAGCGCCTGTTCCGCAAGCCCGACCTGGAAACCCTGCTGCTCATCCAGAGCCTGCTGCACGAGGAAGGCTACACCATCGCCGGAGCCCGCAAGCGCCTGGAGGAGCTGGAGCAGTCCCAGCCCACCAAACAGGCCCCCCCCGAACTGGGTCAGCTCAAGGACGAGCTAAAGGACATCCTGCGCCTGCTGGACTGA
- a CDS encoding class I SAM-dependent methyltransferase translates to MSGVLTPEGATPGSPGALERVSRRFKLVWSELGVGPHRLQLPELADPSAYIDERISQGHYGLTELPYWTKLWPAAMVLAQFALRLHKGEGPVLELGAGLGLPALVAAAGGRPVVITDLDPDALEFARAAAEKNGLGDLVEVSSLDWEAPDRELGVFSTILGAEVLYHPPIYPTLVGLLGRLLAPGGTAFISHQERPFAIAFFDLAQERFTVRRTTSRIGGGDEDEPVMVYLYALTAKQAA, encoded by the coding sequence ATGAGCGGTGTGCTGACCCCCGAGGGGGCCACGCCGGGCAGCCCCGGCGCCTTGGAGCGCGTGTCCCGGCGTTTCAAGTTGGTGTGGTCCGAGCTGGGCGTGGGGCCCCACCGCCTGCAACTGCCCGAACTGGCCGACCCCTCGGCCTACATCGACGAGCGCATCAGCCAGGGGCATTACGGCCTCACCGAGCTGCCCTATTGGACCAAGCTGTGGCCCGCGGCCATGGTGCTGGCCCAGTTCGCCCTGCGCCTGCACAAGGGCGAGGGCCCGGTGCTGGAACTGGGGGCCGGGCTGGGCCTGCCCGCCCTGGTGGCCGCGGCCGGAGGGCGCCCGGTGGTGATCACCGACCTGGACCCCGACGCCCTGGAGTTTGCCCGGGCGGCGGCCGAAAAAAACGGCCTGGGCGATCTGGTGGAGGTGTCCTCCCTGGACTGGGAGGCCCCGGACCGGGAGCTGGGGGTGTTCTCCACCATCCTGGGGGCCGAGGTGCTCTACCATCCCCCCATCTATCCCACCCTGGTGGGGCTGTTGGGCCGCCTGCTGGCCCCCGGCGGCACCGCTTTCATCAGCCACCAGGAGCGGCCCTTTGCCATCGCCTTTTTCGATCTGGCCCAGGAGCGCTTCACCGTGCGGCGCACCACCAGCCGCATCGGCGGCGGCGACGAAGACGAGCCGGTTATGGTTTATCTGTACGCCCTTACCGCCAAACAAGCCGCTTAA